The following proteins are co-located in the Moraxella nasovis genome:
- the accC gene encoding acetyl-CoA carboxylase biotin carboxylase subunit, which translates to MIKKLLIANRGEIALRIVRACKQLGISTVGIYSTADKDLMHLRFVDEAVCIGNAPSNQSYLDINKILTAAEVTGADAIHPGYGFLSENADFAEKVEELGLTFVGPHADHIRLMGNKVSAIHAMKKAGVPTVPGSVGAITLHNAEEQARQIGFPLIVKAAAGGGGRGMRVVERFEELLGQVQAAKTEAASAFGDDTVYMERFLKNPRHVEVQVLGDGNGHALHLFDRDCSLQRRHQKVLEEAPAPDIPDDVREPILQACVRACEQIKYRGAGTFEFLYEDGQFFFIEMNTRVQVEHPVTEMITGIDVVVEQLKIAAGYGLSYHQDEITIRGHAIECRINAEDPKTFMPCPGTIETLFTPSGSGVRFDSHLYQGYTIPSYYDSLIGKLICHAQTRRQAVAKTLHALDELIIEGINTNIPLHRDVILQDEDFVNEAQNIHYLENRLLQQNK; encoded by the coding sequence ATGATTAAAAAACTGCTCATCGCCAACCGTGGCGAGATTGCCTTACGTATTGTGCGTGCGTGTAAGCAGCTTGGCATTTCAACTGTTGGCATCTACTCCACCGCTGATAAAGATCTCATGCATTTACGTTTTGTGGATGAGGCGGTGTGCATTGGTAATGCACCATCTAACCAAAGCTATCTTGATATTAATAAAATCTTAACCGCAGCCGAGGTAACTGGTGCTGATGCCATCCATCCAGGTTATGGTTTTTTATCCGAGAATGCAGATTTTGCCGAAAAAGTAGAAGAGCTTGGGCTTACCTTTGTTGGTCCACATGCCGATCACATCCGCCTAATGGGTAATAAAGTATCTGCTATTCATGCAATGAAAAAAGCGGGCGTACCAACCGTACCGGGGTCTGTAGGTGCGATTACTTTACATAATGCTGAAGAACAAGCCCGTCAGATTGGCTTTCCCCTAATCGTGAAAGCAGCCGCAGGTGGCGGTGGTCGTGGTATGCGTGTCGTTGAACGATTTGAAGAATTACTTGGTCAAGTTCAAGCTGCTAAAACCGAAGCTGCTAGTGCCTTTGGTGATGATACAGTTTATATGGAACGCTTCTTAAAGAATCCACGCCATGTCGAAGTGCAAGTACTTGGTGATGGCAATGGACATGCATTGCACTTATTTGACCGAGATTGCTCACTCCAACGTCGCCATCAAAAAGTGCTAGAAGAAGCACCTGCACCAGACATTCCTGATGATGTGCGGGAGCCAATTTTGCAAGCGTGCGTGCGTGCGTGCGAGCAGATTAAATACCGTGGTGCAGGAACGTTTGAATTTTTATATGAAGATGGTCAATTCTTCTTCATTGAAATGAACACTCGAGTGCAGGTCGAACACCCTGTCACCGAGATGATTACTGGCATTGATGTCGTAGTAGAACAGCTGAAAATTGCCGCAGGCTACGGTTTGTCTTATCACCAAGATGAGATTACCATTCGTGGACATGCCATTGAATGTCGTATAAATGCAGAAGATCCTAAGACGTTTATGCCTTGCCCTGGTACGATTGAAACACTGTTCACCCCCAGTGGTTCAGGCGTACGCTTTGATTCGCATTTATATCAAGGCTACACGATTCCAAGCTACTATGATTCACTGATTGGTAAACTTATTTGTCATGCTCAGACTCGCAGACAGGCGGTAGCAAAAACACTACACGCCCTAGATGAACTGATTATTGAAGGTATTAATACCAATATTCCGCTACATCGTGATGTGATTTTACAAGATGAAGATTTTGTGAATGAAGCCCAAAATATTCATTACCTAGAAAATCGCCTACTCCAACAAAACAAATAA
- the accB gene encoding acetyl-CoA carboxylase biotin carboxyl carrier protein: MDITKIRELIDLMEEKDLANLEYGHDENYISLTRNVAVQTVAQQVVPAAPVAAATPAANVAQGKVETSPMVGVFYSAPSPNDPPFVKVGQKVQAGDQLGIIEAMKIMNPLEATQSGIIEEILVNNADVVQFGQPVIRYKN, encoded by the coding sequence ATGGATATCACAAAAATTCGTGAACTAATTGATTTAATGGAAGAAAAAGATTTAGCAAATCTTGAGTACGGACACGATGAAAACTACATCAGTCTAACTCGTAACGTCGCTGTACAAACCGTTGCTCAGCAAGTTGTCCCCGCTGCACCTGTCGCTGCTGCTACGCCTGCCGCTAATGTCGCCCAAGGCAAAGTAGAAACATCACCAATGGTTGGGGTATTTTATTCTGCACCTAGTCCAAATGACCCGCCATTTGTTAAAGTTGGTCAAAAAGTACAAGCAGGCGATCAGCTTGGCATTATCGAAGCCATGAAAATTATGAATCCATTAGAGGCCACTCAAAGCGGCATTATCGAAGAGATTTTGGTTAATAATGCTGACGTTGTGCAGTTTGGTCAGCCTGTTATTCGTTATAAGAATTAG
- a CDS encoding LOG family protein, with amino-acid sequence MTTFKIDLCHPIDDDTPTKLTNIAVYCGSNFGNTPVYYKAAKELGGVMARRNIGLVYGGGKVGLMGTIADSVLHHGGTAVGVIPTFLAAQEVAHTNLTTLIETADMATRKYKMIELADGFIALAGGLGTFEELFEVLSLAQLRLHKKPIGVLNTNGFFDPIIEILQKAAKEGFMPEQNLQLLCVAKDPDTLIDMMANYQYAYNKKWSNPKWLDEMSDDF; translated from the coding sequence ATGACCACCTTCAAAATAGACCTTTGCCACCCCATTGACGACGACACGCCCACCAAACTAACCAACATCGCTGTCTATTGCGGTTCAAATTTTGGCAACACACCTGTGTATTACAAGGCAGCCAAAGAACTTGGTGGCGTTATGGCAAGACGCAATATCGGTCTTGTGTACGGCGGTGGCAAGGTAGGCTTAATGGGTACGATTGCCGATAGCGTGCTACATCATGGTGGTACAGCTGTTGGCGTCATACCAACATTTTTGGCAGCCCAAGAAGTCGCACACACCAATCTAACTACACTTATTGAGACCGCCGATATGGCGACACGCAAATATAAGATGATTGAGCTTGCCGATGGCTTTATTGCTCTAGCAGGCGGTCTAGGCACATTTGAAGAACTGTTTGAAGTATTATCGCTCGCTCAGCTAAGACTGCACAAAAAGCCTATCGGTGTACTTAATACGAACGGATTTTTTGATCCCATCATTGAGATACTCCAAAAAGCTGCTAAAGAAGGTTTTATGCCCGAACAAAATCTGCAGCTGCTTTGTGTCGCAAAAGACCCTGATACACTCATAGACATGATGGCAAATTATCAATACGCATATAACAAAAAATGGTCCAACCCTAAGTGGCTTGATGAAATGAGCGATGATTTTTAA
- the secF gene encoding protein translocase subunit SecF yields the protein MNDTNPIDPNRPTHPDGTPLTAKEMRRRKGPRRDGKSSNAKANQAALSDQDIVAQQADEATDKAGGVKLIANQRILPFMKLAKPMVALSIIMMLVGIIAIIINGLNLGLDFTGGVSADVTYQTPVTQSEVVASLAEDGFDDAVVQYLGTRQELLVRLPPQSQNADQLSTMLTESLNLPNNIATVDNINIIGSQVGNEIYLNSLLALAVALGMMLLYVATRFQFKLALGGIFALFHDTLIVVGAFALFGWPFDLTVLAAVLALIGYSINDTIVVYDRIRENFRRVRGLSPRQVIDLSLTETLRRTVMTVGTVFVVVIAMMFLGGDGLYWFSVALFIGLIAGTYSSIYIASVIPLWMGLSREDFVVKLKPEFEDEVVVFEDPKLQNAND from the coding sequence ATGAACGATACTAATCCAATTGATCCAAATCGCCCTACCCATCCTGATGGCACGCCACTCACAGCCAAAGAGATGCGTCGCCGTAAGGGTCCACGCCGTGATGGCAAAAGCAGTAATGCTAAAGCCAACCAAGCCGCCCTATCAGATCAAGATATTGTCGCTCAGCAAGCAGATGAAGCGACTGATAAGGCAGGTGGCGTCAAGCTTATCGCCAATCAGCGTATTTTGCCATTTATGAAGCTTGCTAAGCCTATGGTGGCTTTATCCATTATCATGATGCTTGTTGGAATCATCGCCATCATTATAAATGGGTTAAACTTAGGGCTTGACTTTACAGGCGGTGTTTCTGCAGATGTGACCTACCAGACGCCTGTCACTCAGTCTGAAGTGGTCGCATCGCTGGCTGAAGATGGCTTTGATGATGCAGTTGTTCAGTATCTTGGTACACGCCAAGAATTGCTTGTGCGGCTACCACCCCAGTCTCAGAACGCTGATCAGCTAAGTACAATGCTGACCGAATCGCTAAACTTGCCAAATAACATCGCTACTGTAGATAATATTAACATCATCGGCTCTCAGGTGGGTAATGAGATCTATCTTAACTCGCTGTTAGCATTAGCAGTGGCACTGGGCATGATGTTACTATATGTGGCGACACGCTTTCAGTTTAAGCTTGCCCTTGGGGGGATTTTCGCCCTATTTCATGACACTCTCATTGTGGTTGGTGCATTCGCCCTGTTCGGCTGGCCATTTGACCTAACTGTACTCGCTGCTGTATTGGCACTTATTGGCTACTCAATTAACGACACCATCGTAGTCTATGACCGTATTCGTGAGAATTTCCGTCGTGTGCGTGGCTTATCGCCAAGGCAGGTGATAGACTTATCACTAACTGAAACCTTACGCCGTACTGTTATGACTGTTGGTACAGTATTTGTTGTGGTTATTGCCATGATGTTCTTAGGTGGTGATGGGCTTTACTGGTTCTCAGTCGCCTTATTCATTGGTCTGATTGCAGGTACTTATTCATCTATTTATATTGCCAGCGTCATTCCACTATGGATGGGGCTATCTCGTGAAGATTTTGTTGTGAAACTAAAACCAGAGTTTGAAGATGAAGTTGTGGTTTTTGAAGACCCTAAACTTCAAAACGCCAATGACTAA